In Oenanthe melanoleuca isolate GR-GAL-2019-014 chromosome 8, OMel1.0, whole genome shotgun sequence, a single genomic region encodes these proteins:
- the RWDD3 gene encoding RWD domain-containing protein 3, which yields MSELAREELSALAAIYCEPGACELLAASETHGISFRIQISVKELLDTDVLLKLLFHLPVNYPSTLPDISVNSDQLTRAQCMDVKEKLLEQAKQHLSEPMVHDLILWVQQHLKDVIKQSATVCNEKTTLSKETEDGIWMLLLHLDHMRAKAKYVKTVEKWASNLRLTGRLMFMGKIILILLQGDRSSIKEYLILQKTSKVDVDSSGKKCKEKMMRVLCETEVESEHKRFQTFEVKEYSTPEELQKEFETAGLAALFSEFVPPLLK from the exons aTGTCGGAGCTGGCGCGGGAGGAGCTGTCGGCGCTCGCCGCCATCTACTGCGAGCCGGGCGCCTGCGAGCTGCTGGCGGCCTCAG AAACTCATGGAATTTCATTTAGAATTCAAATCAGTGTGAAAGAACTGCTGGATACAGATGTACTTTTAAAGCTATTATTTCATTTACCAGTCAATTACCCATCAACTCTACCGGATATTTCTGTTAACTCAGACCAGCTTACAAGGGCCCAGTGTATGgatgtgaaagagaaattacTTGAACAAGCAAAGCAGCATCTTTCTGAACCCATGGTACATGATCTGATTCTTTGGGTACAGCAGCATCTTAAAGATGTCATTAAGCAATCAGCAACAGTTTGCAATGAAAAAACTACTTTgtcaaaagaaacagaagatggTATCTGGATGCTCCTTTTGCATTTAGATCACATGAGAGCAAAGGCAAAATATGTGAAAACTGTGGAAAAATGGGCTTCAAATCTAAGGCTGACTGGAAGACTGATGTTCATGGGCAAGATAATATTGATTCTTCTTCAGGGTGACAGGAGCAGCATTAAG gAGTACTTGATTCTTCAGAAAACTTCTAAAGTAGATGTGGACTCAAGTGGAAAGaagtgcaaagagaaaatgatgAGAGTACTATGTGAGACAGAAGTAGAGTCAGAGCATAAAAG GTTTCAGACGTTTGAAGTCAAAGAATATTCAACACCAGAGGAGCTACAAAAGGAATTTGAAACTGCAGGACTTGCAGCTCTTTTCTCTGAGTTTGTGCCTCctctcttaaaataa